The Terracoccus luteus genome includes a region encoding these proteins:
- a CDS encoding N-acetylmuramic acid 6-phosphate etherase has product MTDHLTHHLSDHLADQRPDQRTGVSVDAPTEARNPATTHLDTASTLEVLQALNAEDARVAPAVAEVLPELARLVDRAVASLRAGGAVHYFGAGTSGRLAVLDAAELLPTFDVPPGLFVAHHAGGAEALVRAVEDVEDDEVAGRAEADALAPGDVAVGLTASGRTPYVGAALARARERGAVTALVTANPDAPLAPLADHLLAVRTGAEAVTGSTRLKAGTAQKLVLNGFSTAVMVRLGRTWGNLMVDVVATNAKLRGRVVRILVEATGVDEAEARTALEAADGELKTAIVAVLAGVGPDSARQALADHDGVVAAALTGLPPASGR; this is encoded by the coding sequence GTGACTGACCACCTGACCCACCACCTCAGCGACCACCTCGCTGACCAGCGCCCCGACCAGCGCACCGGGGTCTCCGTCGACGCCCCCACCGAGGCGCGCAACCCGGCCACCACCCACCTCGACACCGCGTCGACCCTCGAGGTGCTGCAGGCCCTCAACGCCGAGGACGCCCGCGTCGCGCCCGCGGTCGCCGAGGTGCTGCCCGAGCTGGCGCGGCTCGTCGACCGCGCCGTCGCGTCGCTGCGCGCCGGCGGGGCCGTGCACTACTTCGGCGCCGGCACCTCGGGTCGCCTCGCCGTCCTCGACGCGGCCGAGCTGCTCCCGACGTTCGACGTGCCCCCCGGGCTCTTCGTCGCCCACCACGCGGGCGGGGCCGAGGCGCTCGTCCGCGCGGTCGAGGACGTCGAGGACGACGAGGTCGCCGGCCGGGCGGAGGCCGACGCCCTGGCACCGGGCGACGTCGCGGTGGGGCTGACGGCATCCGGCCGCACGCCCTACGTCGGCGCCGCCCTCGCGAGGGCCCGTGAGCGGGGGGCCGTCACCGCGCTCGTCACGGCCAACCCGGACGCACCGCTCGCCCCGCTCGCCGACCACCTGCTCGCGGTGCGCACGGGCGCCGAGGCGGTGACGGGCTCGACCCGGCTCAAGGCGGGCACGGCGCAGAAGCTCGTGCTCAACGGGTTCTCGACGGCGGTCATGGTGCGGCTCGGGCGTACCTGGGGCAACCTCATGGTCGACGTCGTCGCGACCAACGCCAAGCTCCGCGGCCGCGTCGTGCGCATCCTCGTCGAGGCGACCGGCGTCGACGAGGCCGAGGCGCGCACGGCCCTCGAGGCCGCCGACGGCGAGCTCAAGACGGCGATCGTCGCGGTGCTCGCCGGCGTCGGTCCGGACTCCGCCCGGCAGGCCCTCGCGGACCACGACGGGGTCGTCGCCGCAGCACTGACGGGCCTGCCCCCCGCGTCAGGTCGCTGA
- the purM gene encoding phosphoribosylformylglycinamidine cyclo-ligase has translation MSEHPITYAGSGVDVEAGDRAVELMKASVRRATRPEVLGGLGGFAGMFDASALARMSRPVLATSTDGVGTKVAIAQALDIHDTIGFDLVGMVVDDIVVCGAEPLFMTDYIATGKVVPERIAAIVGGIARACEEAGVALVGGETAEHPGLLDPDEYDVAGAATGVVEHDAVLGPQRVQDGDVVLALASSGLHSNGYSLVRRVVASAGWALDRHVDDFGRTLGEELLEPTRLYTRPLLDLIGTEGVDVHSLSHVTGGGLAANLARVLPTGMFARLDRSTWTPPAVFRTVQDLGRVPQADIERTLNQGVGFVAVLPAAHVDRAAQVCEAHGIRAWTIGEVTLEERASVADGVEVVRGAKGVDGGAVQVVGEHPAA, from the coding sequence GTGAGCGAGCACCCCATCACGTACGCCGGGTCCGGAGTCGACGTCGAGGCGGGTGACCGGGCCGTCGAGCTGATGAAGGCGTCGGTGCGTCGCGCGACCCGACCCGAGGTGCTCGGTGGGCTCGGGGGCTTCGCCGGCATGTTCGACGCCAGCGCCCTCGCCCGCATGAGCCGGCCGGTGCTCGCGACGAGCACCGACGGCGTCGGCACGAAGGTCGCCATCGCGCAGGCCCTCGACATCCACGACACCATCGGCTTCGACCTCGTCGGCATGGTCGTCGACGACATCGTCGTCTGCGGCGCCGAGCCGCTCTTCATGACCGACTACATCGCGACGGGCAAGGTCGTGCCCGAACGCATCGCAGCCATCGTCGGCGGCATCGCCCGGGCCTGCGAGGAGGCGGGCGTCGCCCTCGTCGGCGGCGAGACGGCGGAGCACCCCGGCCTGCTCGACCCCGACGAGTACGACGTGGCCGGCGCCGCCACCGGGGTCGTCGAGCACGACGCCGTGCTCGGCCCGCAGCGGGTGCAGGACGGCGACGTCGTGCTCGCCCTCGCCAGCAGCGGCCTGCACAGCAACGGCTACAGCCTCGTGCGGCGGGTCGTCGCGAGCGCCGGATGGGCCCTCGACCGCCACGTCGACGACTTCGGCCGCACCCTCGGCGAGGAGCTGCTCGAGCCCACCCGCCTCTACACGCGTCCGCTGCTCGACCTCATCGGCACCGAGGGCGTCGACGTGCACAGCCTCAGCCACGTCACCGGCGGTGGCCTCGCCGCCAACCTCGCGCGCGTGCTGCCCACGGGCATGTTCGCCCGACTCGACCGGTCGACGTGGACCCCGCCCGCCGTCTTCCGCACGGTGCAGGACCTCGGCCGGGTGCCGCAGGCCGACATCGAGCGCACGCTCAACCAGGGCGTCGGGTTCGTCGCCGTCCTCCCCGCGGCCCACGTCGACCGCGCGGCGCAGGTGTGCGAGGCACACGGCATCCGCGCCTGGACGATCGGTGAGGTCACCCTCGAGGAGAGGGCGAGCGTCGCCGACGGCGTCGAGGTCGTGCGCGGCGCCAAGGGCGTCGACGGCGGCGCCGTCCAGGTGGTGGGGGAGCACCCCGCCGCCTGA
- a CDS encoding BldC family transcriptional regulator: protein MTQDRPDTEKLLTPAEVAALFRVDPKTVTRWAKAGKLTSIRTLGGHRRYRENEVRALLGGDQ from the coding sequence ATGACGCAGGATCGACCTGACACGGAGAAGCTGCTGACGCCTGCAGAGGTGGCAGCACTCTTCCGCGTGGACCCCAAGACGGTCACGCGCTGGGCCAAGGCGGGCAAGCTCACCTCGATCCGGACCCTCGGTGGCCATCGGCGCTACCGCGAGAACGAGGTGCGCGCGCTGCTCGGCGGCGACCAGTAA
- the purF gene encoding amidophosphoribosyltransferase, whose amino-acid sequence MARGDGQLNHDLIPGEKGPQDACGVFGVWAPGEEVAKLTYFGLYALQHRGQESAGIATGDGEKILVYKDMGLVSQVFDETALSSLRGHLAIGHTRYSTTGGSTWENAQPTLGGTQHGTLALAHNGNLVNTGELRTLVDDHFGDNRVTGELARGNTSDTALVTTLLSADPDKTPEQAALELLPKLRGAFSFVFMDEHTLYAARDPWGVRPLALGRLERGWVVASETAALQTIGAAVIREIEPGELIAIDENGLRSHKFAEPQPKGCVFEYVYLARPDAVIRGRVVHEARVEMGRVLAREHAVDADLVIGVPESGVPAAVGYSQESGIPFGQGFVKNAYVGRTFIQPSQTLRQLGIRLKLNPLEHTIRGKRLVVVDDSIVRGNTQRAQIRMLREAGAAEVHVRISSPPVQWPCFYGIDFATRAELVATGLGVEEIRASIGADSLGYISEEGMIGATDQPADQLCSACFTGRYPIDLPEDGRIGKHLLETLPLTVRTGHDRSVDVDGVTVGVGTGGANALQHP is encoded by the coding sequence GTGGCACGCGGAGACGGGCAGCTGAACCATGACCTCATACCGGGCGAGAAGGGTCCGCAGGACGCCTGCGGCGTCTTCGGCGTCTGGGCCCCCGGTGAGGAGGTCGCCAAGCTCACCTACTTCGGGCTGTACGCGCTGCAGCACCGCGGGCAGGAGTCGGCCGGCATCGCGACCGGCGACGGCGAGAAGATCCTCGTCTACAAGGACATGGGGCTCGTCTCGCAGGTCTTCGACGAGACCGCGCTGAGCTCGCTGCGGGGGCACCTCGCCATCGGGCACACGCGCTACTCGACCACCGGCGGCTCGACGTGGGAGAACGCGCAGCCGACCCTCGGCGGCACGCAGCACGGCACGCTTGCCCTCGCCCACAACGGCAACCTCGTCAACACCGGCGAGCTGCGGACCCTCGTCGACGACCACTTCGGCGACAACCGCGTCACCGGCGAGCTGGCCCGTGGCAACACCTCGGACACCGCGCTCGTGACGACGCTGCTGTCGGCCGACCCCGACAAGACGCCCGAGCAGGCCGCCCTCGAGCTGCTGCCGAAGCTGCGCGGCGCCTTCTCCTTCGTCTTCATGGACGAGCACACCCTCTACGCCGCCCGCGACCCGTGGGGCGTGCGTCCGCTCGCCCTCGGCCGGCTCGAGCGCGGCTGGGTCGTCGCGTCCGAGACCGCCGCGCTGCAGACCATCGGCGCCGCCGTCATCCGCGAGATCGAGCCCGGCGAGCTCATCGCCATCGACGAGAACGGCCTGCGCTCGCACAAGTTCGCCGAGCCCCAGCCCAAGGGGTGCGTCTTCGAGTACGTCTACCTCGCGAGGCCGGATGCCGTCATCCGTGGCCGTGTCGTGCACGAGGCCCGGGTCGAGATGGGCCGGGTGCTGGCGCGCGAGCACGCCGTCGACGCCGACCTCGTCATCGGGGTGCCGGAGTCGGGCGTGCCGGCCGCCGTCGGGTACTCGCAGGAGTCGGGCATCCCGTTCGGGCAGGGCTTCGTCAAGAACGCCTACGTCGGGCGCACCTTCATCCAGCCGTCGCAGACGCTGCGCCAGCTCGGCATCCGGCTCAAGCTCAACCCGCTCGAGCACACGATCCGGGGCAAGCGGCTCGTCGTGGTCGACGACTCGATCGTGCGCGGCAACACCCAGCGGGCACAGATCCGCATGCTGCGCGAGGCCGGTGCGGCCGAGGTGCACGTGCGCATCAGCAGCCCGCCCGTGCAGTGGCCGTGCTTCTACGGCATCGACTTCGCGACCCGCGCCGAGCTCGTGGCCACGGGCCTGGGCGTCGAGGAGATCCGCGCCTCCATCGGCGCCGACTCGCTCGGCTACATCTCGGAGGAGGGCATGATCGGCGCCACCGACCAGCCCGCCGACCAGCTGTGCTCGGCCTGCTTCACCGGCCGCTACCCGATCGACCTCCCCGAGGACGGCCGCATCGGCAAGCACCTGCTCGAGACGCTCCCCCTGACGGTGCGCACGGGCCACGACCGCTCGGTCGACGTCGACGGGGTGACCGTCGGGGTCGGCACCGGCGGCGCCAACGCCCTCCAGCACCCCTGA
- a CDS encoding Dps family protein: MPYSTSTPFTVPGLSVSDGHQVGEALQMRLHALNDMQLTLKHVHWNVVGVHFIGVHEMLDPQIDAVRDMVDETAERMATMGVAPVGTPGALVKARSWDDYSLLRDDTTAHLAALDLVYTGVIEDHRALVDETEDLDPVTQDMLIAQVAKLEQFQWFVRAHLQSSSGDLADAGAHTEQDAADQAVESADVTARDSAS; the protein is encoded by the coding sequence ATGCCGTACTCCACCAGCACCCCGTTCACCGTCCCCGGTCTCAGCGTGTCCGACGGGCACCAGGTCGGCGAGGCCCTGCAGATGCGACTGCACGCCCTCAACGACATGCAGCTGACCCTCAAGCACGTCCACTGGAACGTCGTCGGCGTCCACTTCATCGGCGTCCACGAGATGCTCGACCCGCAGATCGACGCCGTCCGCGACATGGTCGACGAGACCGCCGAGCGCATGGCCACGATGGGCGTCGCACCCGTCGGCACGCCCGGCGCCCTCGTCAAGGCGCGCTCGTGGGACGACTACAGCCTGCTGCGCGACGACACGACCGCGCACCTCGCGGCCCTCGACCTCGTCTACACCGGGGTCATCGAGGACCACCGTGCCCTCGTCGACGAGACCGAGGACCTCGACCCGGTCACGCAGGACATGCTCATCGCCCAGGTCGCGAAGCTCGAGCAGTTCCAGTGGTTCGTTCGCGCCCACCTGCAGTCGTCGTCGGGCGACCTCGCCGACGCCGGTGCCCACACCGAGCAGGACGCCGCCGACCAGGCCGTCGAGTCGGCCGACGTGACGGCCCGCGACTCCGCCTCCTGA
- a CDS encoding DUF3073 domain-containing protein: protein MGRGRAKAKQTKVARQLKYYTPDTDLTALERELHGPSSGASSPSPARDTSTRPVDDEYDEYGKWVSGER from the coding sequence ATGGGGCGCGGCCGAGCCAAAGCCAAGCAGACCAAGGTCGCACGGCAGCTCAAGTACTACACACCCGACACCGACCTGACGGCGCTGGAGCGAGAGCTGCACGGACCGTCGAGTGGTGCCTCGAGCCCGTCGCCTGCGCGCGACACCTCGACGCGCCCGGTCGACGACGAGTACGACGAGTACGGGAAGTGGGTCTCGGGCGAGCGCTGA
- a CDS encoding MurR/RpiR family transcriptional regulator, producing MTQTVRETSPVAPLLVRLRGIRPSLSPAEERVAAVVLDDAAGASRLTISSLAARARTSETTVLRFCRRLGLRGYPQLRLALAAEAAQPHARVPAGSDLSADDTIDDIIATVTFTNASAVEETTGQLDRTALVDTATAIAGARRVDVYGVGASAVVGADLQQKLHRIGVVAFAWNDPHIALTSATLLRGGDVAVGVSHSGTTTETIEALAAARAAGATTVAVTNFPLSRLAVEADLVLTTAARETSLRSGATSSRIAALTVVDCLYLAVAQRHLARARRAVAATRKAVAGHHVTEDVRD from the coding sequence ATGACGCAGACCGTTCGCGAGACGTCTCCCGTCGCACCGCTCCTCGTGCGGCTGCGGGGCATCCGCCCCTCGCTGTCACCCGCGGAGGAGCGCGTGGCAGCCGTCGTGCTCGACGACGCCGCCGGCGCCTCCCGGCTGACGATCAGCTCACTGGCGGCGCGGGCCCGCACGTCCGAGACGACGGTGCTGCGCTTCTGCCGACGGCTCGGGCTGCGGGGCTACCCGCAGCTGCGGCTCGCCCTCGCCGCCGAGGCCGCCCAGCCGCACGCGCGGGTGCCGGCCGGCAGCGACCTCAGCGCCGACGACACCATCGACGACATCATCGCCACGGTCACCTTCACCAACGCGAGCGCCGTCGAGGAGACGACGGGCCAGCTCGACCGGACGGCCCTCGTCGACACCGCCACGGCCATCGCCGGCGCCCGTCGCGTCGACGTCTACGGCGTCGGGGCGAGCGCCGTCGTCGGGGCCGACCTGCAGCAGAAGCTGCACCGCATCGGTGTCGTCGCCTTCGCCTGGAACGACCCGCACATCGCGCTGACCAGCGCCACGCTGCTGCGCGGCGGAGACGTGGCGGTCGGGGTGTCTCACTCGGGCACGACGACCGAGACGATCGAGGCCCTCGCCGCGGCGCGGGCCGCCGGGGCGACGACGGTCGCCGTGACGAACTTCCCGCTGTCGCGGCTCGCCGTCGAGGCCGACCTCGTACTGACGACGGCGGCCCGAGAGACGAGCCTGCGCTCGGGGGCGACGTCGAGCCGCATCGCCGCCCTCACCGTCGTCGACTGCCTCTACCTCGCGGTCGCCCAGCGCCACCTCGCCCGCGCCCGCCGGGCCGTCGCCGCCACCCGCAAGGCGGTGGCCGGCCACCACGTGACCGAGGACGTCCGTGACTGA
- the thpR gene encoding RNA 2',3'-cyclic phosphodiesterase, whose translation MRLFVALVPPEEAVEHLAEHLEPRVAAGPDLRWTDPHQWHVTLAFLGEVAEWRLDDLESGLGAVASRYAAPTLSVAGAGAFPNPYAARVLWAGVEPATSTAPTAPEAPEAPAAPAAPGRSGMSDEWRDRFERFDRAERAELGEPTEPGRPADLAELAAAVRGAANAVGATPDGTRFHPHVTLARFDQPTEATRWIRAIDPYRGPAWTATDLEVVASHLGEGRGRRPRYERVARLPMGRPPRG comes from the coding sequence ATGCGTCTCTTCGTCGCGCTCGTCCCGCCCGAGGAGGCCGTGGAGCACCTCGCCGAGCACCTCGAGCCGCGGGTCGCCGCCGGCCCCGACCTGCGCTGGACCGACCCGCACCAGTGGCACGTCACCCTCGCCTTCCTCGGTGAGGTGGCGGAGTGGCGGCTCGACGACCTCGAGTCGGGTCTCGGGGCGGTCGCCAGTCGGTACGCGGCGCCGACCCTGTCCGTCGCCGGGGCCGGCGCGTTCCCGAACCCGTACGCCGCGCGGGTGCTGTGGGCGGGCGTGGAGCCGGCGACGTCGACCGCTCCGACGGCACCGGAGGCACCGGAGGCACCGGCGGCCCCGGCGGCCCCTGGGCGGTCGGGGATGAGCGACGAGTGGCGCGACCGCTTCGAGCGCTTCGACCGGGCCGAGCGCGCCGAGCTCGGCGAGCCGACCGAGCCGGGCAGACCTGCCGACCTCGCGGAGCTCGCCGCGGCCGTGCGCGGGGCGGCCAACGCGGTCGGGGCCACGCCCGACGGCACCCGGTTCCACCCGCACGTCACCCTCGCCCGCTTCGACCAGCCGACCGAGGCCACCCGGTGGATCCGAGCGATCGACCCGTACCGCGGCCCGGCCTGGACGGCGACCGATCTCGAGGTGGTCGCGTCGCACCTCGGCGAGGGCCGCGGTCGGCGACCGCGGTACGAGAGGGTGGCCCGCCTGCCGATGGGCCGCCCTCCCCGCGGCTGA